One genomic region from Nitrospinota bacterium encodes:
- the secE gene encoding preprotein translocase subunit SecE: MAIMKTNPVQGAMQFVEETKSELRKVTWPTKKETTGITGVVVVACAIMCVYLGVVDWLLAELIKYLIR, translated from the coding sequence GTGGCGATAATGAAGACCAATCCGGTCCAGGGCGCGATGCAGTTCGTTGAAGAGACGAAAAGCGAGCTCAGGAAAGTGACGTGGCCGACTAAAAAGGAGACAACGGGGATCACGGGCGTGGTCGTTGTCGCGTGCGCCATCATGTGTGTGTACCTCGGGGTTGTCGATTGGCTCCTCGCGGAATTGATTAAGTATCTAATCAGGTAG
- a CDS encoding elongation factor Tu, which yields AGVEMVMPGDNVTMIVELIHPIAMEKELRFAIREGGRTVGAGVVVEIIE from the coding sequence GGCGGGCGTGGAGATGGTGATGCCGGGCGACAACGTGACGATGATAGTCGAGCTCATTCACCCCATAGCGATGGAAAAGGAACTCCGGTTCGCCATCCGCGAAGGGGGCCGCACCGTGGGCGCGGGCGTCGTCGTCGAGATTATAGAGTAA
- the rpmG gene encoding 50S ribosomal protein L33 translates to MREVIGLQCEPCKQKNYTTTRNKKLKQEKLQTKKFCPFCRTHTAHKETKV, encoded by the coding sequence ATGAGAGAAGTGATTGGATTGCAGTGCGAACCCTGCAAGCAGAAGAATTACACGACAACGCGCAATAAGAAGCTGAAGCAGGAGAAGCTGCAGACGAAGAAGTTCTGCCCGTTCTGCAGGACGCATACGGCGCACAAGGAAACCAAAGTTTAA